One Thermus islandicus DSM 21543 genomic window carries:
- a CDS encoding superoxide dismutase: MPYPFKLPDLGYPYEALEPHIDAKTMEIHHQKHHGAYVTNLNAALEKHPYLHGVEVEVLLRHLAALPADIQTAVRNNGGGHLNHSLLWRLLTPGGAKEPVGELKKAIDEQFGGFPALKEKLTQAAMGRFGSGWAWLVKDPFGRLHVLSTPNQDNPVMEGFTPIVGIDVWEHAYYLKYQNRRADYLQAIWNVLNWDVAEEVFKQA; the protein is encoded by the coding sequence ATGCCGTACCCGTTTAAGCTTCCTGATCTGGGTTACCCTTACGAGGCCCTCGAGCCCCACATTGACGCCAAGACCATGGAGATCCACCACCAGAAGCACCACGGGGCCTACGTGACCAACCTCAACGCCGCCCTAGAGAAGCATCCTTACCTGCACGGGGTGGAGGTGGAGGTCCTCCTGAGGCACCTCGCCGCCCTGCCCGCGGACATCCAGACCGCCGTGCGCAACAACGGGGGTGGCCACCTGAACCACAGCCTCCTCTGGAGGCTCCTCACCCCGGGCGGGGCCAAGGAGCCCGTGGGGGAGCTGAAGAAGGCCATTGACGAGCAGTTTGGGGGCTTCCCCGCCCTCAAGGAGAAGCTCACCCAAGCGGCCATGGGCCGGTTCGGCTCGGGCTGGGCCTGGCTCGTGAAGGACCCCTTCGGCAGGCTCCACGTCCTCTCCACCCCCAACCAGGACAACCCCGTGATGGAGGGCTTTACCCCCATCGTGGGCATTGACGTCTGGGAGCACGCCTACTACCTCAAGTACCAGAACCGCCGGGCCGACTACCTCCAGGCCATCTGGAACGTCCTCAACTGGGACGTGGCCGAGGAGGTCTTCAAGCAGGCCTGA
- the mqnB gene encoding futalosine hydrolase — MWLLLSPTRLEASFLQGEPFTLFAWRGLRGEGFVYLETGLGKVNAALALAAYAARNPVEKALLFGIAGAYPGSGLSLGKAVLVGEEVEADLGLREGLEPLGFPALELGGRRFYHRFPLDAPLTEGLAQRLGLGVVVGLTRDLVSETPEEAQALAGRWGAALENMEGAAFARACLALGIPGAELRALSNVAGVRDKAAWRTREAVAALAQAVGRLLAEEKGGFRPA, encoded by the coding sequence GTGTGGCTCCTCCTTTCCCCTACCCGCCTCGAGGCCTCCTTCCTCCAGGGCGAGCCCTTTACCCTCTTCGCCTGGCGGGGCCTCAGGGGGGAAGGGTTCGTCTACCTGGAGACCGGGCTCGGCAAGGTGAACGCCGCCCTAGCCCTCGCGGCCTACGCCGCCAGGAACCCCGTGGAGAAGGCCCTCCTCTTCGGGATCGCCGGGGCCTACCCGGGCTCGGGGCTTTCCCTGGGTAAAGCGGTCCTGGTGGGAGAGGAGGTGGAGGCCGACCTCGGCCTGAGGGAGGGCCTGGAGCCCCTGGGCTTTCCCGCTTTGGAGCTCGGGGGGAGGCGTTTCTACCACCGCTTTCCCCTGGACGCTCCCCTCACGGAAGGCCTGGCCCAAAGGCTCGGCCTGGGGGTCGTGGTGGGCCTCACCCGGGACCTGGTCTCGGAAACTCCGGAGGAGGCCCAGGCCCTGGCGGGGAGGTGGGGTGCGGCCCTGGAGAACATGGAGGGGGCGGCCTTCGCCCGGGCCTGCCTGGCCTTGGGGATCCCGGGGGCGGAGCTCCGGGCCCTTTCCAACGTGGCCGGGGTGCGGGACAAGGCAGCGTGGCGGACCCGGGAGGCGGTCGCCGCCCTCGCCCAGGCGGTGGGGCGCCTCCTCGCCGAAGAAAAAGGGGGTTTCAGGCCTGCTTGA